One segment of Ignavibacteria bacterium DNA contains the following:
- the secF gene encoding protein translocase subunit SecF encodes MDLIKKTNIDFVTKRNVFFMTSLVATVVGLIIAFLPGMIDLGIDFTGGTQISVSFANKSASADQVRSAVSGIGYGGAEIKSFGKDGDYLIRINQTGQSSTVSAKIVAGLQKAFPSDNVILLGADNVDPKVSSELAFDSALSLFIATIIILIYVAFRFQLAYGISAVVALAHDVLMAFVISVLFNKLGLLNLELSINSLAAYLTILGYSINDKVVVFDRIRENRDKHKGMSLSELVNLSLNETLSRTLITGVSVLAALLVLVFLGGDVLEGFAFTMFVGIVVGTYSSIYIASSFLIWYSDRVEHKKIGHVSHQKA; translated from the coding sequence ATGGATCTCATTAAGAAAACCAACATCGACTTCGTAACAAAGCGCAACGTCTTCTTCATGACGTCGCTCGTGGCAACGGTAGTCGGTCTCATCATTGCATTCCTTCCAGGTATGATCGATCTAGGGATCGACTTTACAGGTGGTACTCAGATCAGCGTTTCCTTCGCAAACAAGTCTGCCTCGGCAGATCAAGTTCGTAGCGCTGTGAGTGGCATCGGATACGGTGGAGCGGAGATCAAGAGCTTCGGTAAGGATGGAGACTACCTCATCCGTATCAATCAAACAGGTCAGTCTTCAACAGTGTCGGCAAAGATCGTTGCCGGACTTCAGAAGGCCTTCCCAAGCGACAATGTGATACTGCTCGGAGCTGATAATGTTGATCCAAAGGTCTCGTCGGAGCTTGCCTTTGATTCAGCACTCTCGCTCTTCATTGCTACGATCATCATTTTGATCTATGTGGCATTCCGGTTTCAGCTTGCCTACGGGATCTCGGCAGTTGTTGCCCTTGCGCACGACGTGCTCATGGCCTTCGTGATCTCGGTGCTGTTCAACAAGCTCGGACTTCTGAACCTCGAACTCAGTATCAACTCGCTTGCTGCCTACCTCACGATCCTCGGTTACTCCATTAACGACAAGGTTGTGGTGTTCGACCGTATTCGTGAGAATCGCGATAAGCATAAGGGCATGTCTCTGAGTGAACTCGTGAACCTCTCGCTGAATGAAACGCTGAGCCGTACACTCATCACGGGTGTTTCGGTTCTTGCTGCCCTTCTCGTGCTTGTCTTCCTCGGTGGCGACGTGCTTGAAGGATTCGCCTTCACCATGTTCGTTGGTATCGTTGTTGGTACGTACTCGTCGATCTACATCGCGTCGTCGTTCCTCATCTGGTACTCAGATCGCGTGGAGCACAAGAAGATCGGTCATGTATCGCACCAGAAAGCCTGA
- a CDS encoding STAS domain-containing protein: MSTFQVNNPSAETTVIAFGEEVLGGAEALELTSLVREACAGEGAVVVFDLERVRVMNSSGLGMLVGALATVRKHEARLILAAIPEKVQSLLTMTQLAQVFESRTTLAEALQRQ, translated from the coding sequence ATGAGCACGTTTCAGGTCAATAACCCGTCCGCCGAAACCACAGTGATCGCCTTTGGCGAAGAAGTGCTTGGCGGAGCCGAAGCTCTCGAACTCACATCCCTCGTTCGCGAGGCATGTGCCGGTGAGGGGGCTGTGGTCGTCTTTGATCTTGAGCGTGTCCGTGTGATGAATTCAAGCGGACTCGGAATGCTCGTAGGAGCGTTGGCCACCGTGCGCAAGCACGAGGCCCGTCTTATTCTCGCAGCCATTCCCGAAAAGGTTCAGTCGCTTCTCACCATGACGCAACTGGCTCAAGTGTTCGAATCTCGAACAACTCTTGCAGAGGCTCTGCAACGGCAATGA
- a CDS encoding leucyl/phenylalanyl-tRNA--protein transferase, whose amino-acid sequence MLNGGPNILLPEVLLVGYRNGFFPMGEPETGRVLWHRPDPRAVIPLDAVHLPRSLRQTMRKAPYSITINTCFEDVIGACSEREDTWITDEVIDAYTELHHMGFAHSMEAWSGTELAGGLYGVALGGAFFGESMFSRERDASKVTFVHLVARLNERGFRLLDTQYINDFTASLGALEIPDAVYQSLLAAALAVPCSFV is encoded by the coding sequence ATGCTGAACGGCGGTCCTAACATCCTGCTCCCGGAGGTTCTCCTCGTGGGGTACCGCAACGGCTTCTTCCCCATGGGTGAGCCGGAAACGGGTCGCGTCCTCTGGCACCGCCCGGATCCGCGAGCGGTGATTCCGCTCGACGCCGTCCACCTGCCGCGTTCGCTCCGACAAACGATGCGGAAAGCCCCCTACTCCATCACGATCAACACTTGTTTTGAGGATGTGATCGGGGCTTGTTCCGAGAGAGAGGACACGTGGATCACGGACGAGGTGATCGATGCCTACACGGAACTCCACCACATGGGGTTTGCTCACAGCATGGAGGCGTGGTCGGGAACAGAACTTGCAGGGGGCTTATACGGCGTAGCCCTCGGCGGTGCTTTTTTCGGCGAATCCATGTTCAGCAGGGAACGCGATGCATCCAAGGTTACCTTTGTACATCTTGTAGCACGTTTGAACGAACGCGGATTTCGCCTCCTTGATACGCAGTACATCAACGACTTCACAGCTTCGCTCGGCGCTTTGGAAATTCCGGATGCCGTGTATCAATCTCTGCTCGCCGCTGCGCTTGCCGTTCCGTGTTCGTTTGTGTGA
- a CDS encoding PD40 domain-containing protein, with product MPCINLCSPLRLPFRVRLCDLLFLILIALLAMSCGQPTYVRSAAACPLPPPPPECRPTQFDITTYDTTSSTARGASYWAIDNVAGADTELEEFGLLMPRKHITLLVSGYDAGSAGYRGLTLRAVDTVAPRSIGASRSSDVSFISTQVRPGSIMGDASLMQSMANEDGVHESMALDAPWSLPVYWDGHATTSPNGEWMVFSSDRPGTLGGTDLWCVRLRNGAFGQPRWCGSVINTPCDELSPQFTPDGTALLFSSAGHSTVGGYDLFKANFRVVADSLVFTTVENLGKPINTSYDEVFPVQADSTTLYYGSNQKREGAPQRRDFDVYVLHRIRNGQPPTTTLQLAETPEPPVIPPPLPVVPVERATITGVVINEQTQQPVPDAEVTAREPGTRAVISSTRTDSAGRYTLDVPVDVPVDVSASSSDLFYDAFQVKVPKEQQNDTIVREAPLSLPITYMLRVNFPTSMFDAPYENTLDSNGLETTQSWSSALDELASNVKGSMGRLKRLVLIGHTDDVDSDASNMKLGKQRVEFIMKKLTERGILKISWRVAVPVNDSNQTADRASRSISGASDADA from the coding sequence ATGCCGTGTATCAATCTCTGCTCGCCGCTGCGCTTGCCGTTCCGTGTTCGTTTGTGTGATCTTCTCTTCCTGATCCTCATCGCCCTGTTGGCAATGTCATGCGGTCAGCCAACCTACGTTCGATCTGCGGCTGCATGCCCCCTACCGCCACCTCCGCCGGAATGCAGGCCCACACAATTCGACATCACAACGTATGACACAACGTCGAGCACGGCTCGCGGTGCTTCGTATTGGGCCATCGATAACGTTGCGGGTGCGGATACCGAGCTCGAAGAATTCGGACTCTTGATGCCACGGAAACATATCACACTGTTGGTGTCGGGATACGATGCCGGCTCTGCGGGCTATCGCGGATTGACGCTGCGTGCAGTAGATACGGTTGCTCCGCGTTCCATTGGTGCGTCTCGCAGCTCAGATGTCTCCTTCATCTCCACGCAGGTGCGACCGGGATCGATCATGGGCGACGCATCGCTGATGCAGTCCATGGCCAATGAAGATGGCGTTCATGAATCAATGGCTCTGGATGCCCCGTGGAGCCTTCCCGTCTACTGGGACGGTCACGCAACAACATCGCCCAATGGCGAATGGATGGTTTTCTCCTCGGATAGACCCGGAACTCTCGGTGGCACCGACCTGTGGTGTGTGCGTCTGCGTAACGGTGCATTCGGTCAGCCCCGTTGGTGTGGCTCCGTGATCAACACACCATGCGATGAACTCTCTCCACAGTTCACGCCGGACGGAACGGCACTTCTCTTCAGCTCTGCCGGACATTCAACGGTTGGCGGATACGATCTCTTCAAGGCGAACTTTCGCGTCGTTGCAGATTCGCTCGTCTTCACAACAGTTGAGAACCTCGGCAAGCCCATCAACACATCGTACGATGAGGTGTTTCCCGTTCAGGCAGATTCAACAACATTGTACTACGGCTCCAACCAGAAAAGGGAAGGGGCTCCTCAACGCCGAGACTTCGACGTCTATGTGTTGCACCGCATACGCAATGGTCAGCCCCCTACCACCACATTGCAATTGGCTGAGACTCCTGAGCCTCCTGTAATCCCACCTCCTCTGCCGGTAGTCCCTGTAGAACGCGCCACGATCACCGGAGTGGTGATCAATGAACAGACGCAACAGCCGGTGCCGGATGCTGAGGTTACGGCACGAGAGCCGGGCACGCGGGCTGTGATATCGAGCACGCGCACGGATTCTGCCGGACGCTATACGCTTGACGTTCCGGTGGATGTTCCGGTGGATGTAAGCGCTAGCTCGTCGGATCTGTTCTATGATGCATTCCAGGTGAAGGTCCCCAAGGAACAACAGAACGATACCATCGTTCGAGAGGCACCATTGTCCTTGCCGATCACATACATGCTGCGAGTGAACTTCCCTACGTCGATGTTCGATGCTCCATACGAAAACACCTTGGACTCCAACGGACTGGAAACAACACAGTCGTGGTCTTCAGCATTGGATGAGCTGGCATCGAACGTTAAGGGCAGCATGGGAAGACTCAAGCGCCTGGTTCTTATCGGTCACACTGATGATGTTGACTCTGATGCATCAAACATGAAACTCGGCAAACAACGTGTTGAGTTCATCATGAAGAAACTCACAGAACGCGGCATCCTCAAGATCTCATGGAGGGTCGCAGTGCCGGTGAACGACTCAAACCAAACCGCAGACCGGGCGAGTCGCTCGATCTCTGGCGCAAGCGATGCAGACGCGTAG
- the secD gene encoding protein translocase subunit SecD produces the protein MSSKNLSKWLLILLPIVAAAYLLWPTYSYYQLNQEREALARDSAALEQWDVSNGESFIKARNGRLKLGLDLRGGMYVTLEVDVLKLIEESADPSSVDDDFVSILDKTRKETDNTDNDVLETFLKNFRGSGKSLLQYFTVSNQSDPTEASIEEKLRRDSEGAVEQALEVIKQRINKYELSEVNIQKQGARRIVIELPDVKDEKEIRSLLQTTARLEFKRVVMDRNLIRAFMAIDNLLKGVKPDTTAAVADTAALAAADSTKADTTKTDTAATAAAKDTAGKKDNPYAGLSDDEAARRIKRDYPLSHMLGGYYAQSEKSSYQPFDLILKKAEDFPETGLYRFIISGKQLPQLLKILDRPDVKRAMPADIDIIVAAKPEGTPTKDGTPEIFDVYGVAREADLTGDVVTEAFPSFDQASNRPVVLMEMNADGAERWAQITGANINKRIAIVLDGRVYSAPVVQNKIPNGSSQITGSGSPEEANLLAVVLKAGALKAPVKIIEERVVGPSLGEDSIRRGISSSLMSFALIILFMLLYYAWGGGIADIALLMNVLLVVAGLAGFGGTLTLPGIAGLILSTAMAVDANILIFERMREELYAGKTLKAAVDQGFEKAWSAIIDSNITHMLATIPLLIWGSGPVKGFAVTLLAGAIITLFTAVVITRAMFGIIVDSGATTFNIGQKRTA, from the coding sequence TTGAGTTCGAAGAATCTGAGCAAGTGGTTGCTCATTCTGCTGCCTATCGTGGCTGCAGCGTATCTGCTATGGCCAACGTATAGCTATTACCAGCTTAATCAAGAGCGAGAAGCACTCGCTCGGGATTCGGCTGCCCTGGAGCAGTGGGATGTCTCCAACGGTGAATCGTTCATCAAGGCGCGGAATGGTCGCCTGAAGCTCGGTCTCGACCTTCGTGGCGGTATGTACGTCACGTTGGAAGTGGACGTGCTGAAGCTCATCGAAGAGTCTGCCGACCCTTCGAGTGTGGATGACGACTTCGTGAGCATCCTCGACAAGACTCGAAAGGAAACGGACAACACGGACAACGACGTGCTGGAAACGTTCCTGAAGAACTTCCGTGGAAGCGGCAAGTCGCTCCTCCAGTACTTCACAGTGAGCAATCAGTCCGATCCTACCGAAGCCTCGATCGAAGAAAAACTTCGTCGTGACTCCGAGGGTGCCGTTGAGCAAGCTCTTGAGGTTATCAAGCAGCGTATCAACAAATACGAGCTTTCGGAAGTAAACATCCAAAAGCAAGGGGCACGCCGGATCGTGATCGAGTTGCCGGACGTGAAGGACGAAAAAGAAATTCGTTCGCTTCTCCAAACCACAGCCCGTCTTGAATTCAAGCGTGTTGTGATGGATCGCAACCTCATTCGTGCGTTCATGGCCATCGACAACCTGCTCAAGGGTGTGAAGCCAGACACCACGGCTGCTGTTGCGGACACGGCAGCGCTCGCTGCGGCTGACAGCACAAAGGCCGACACAACAAAGACCGACACGGCAGCGACAGCTGCTGCAAAGGACACGGCCGGTAAGAAGGACAATCCATACGCTGGGTTGAGCGATGATGAGGCAGCACGCCGTATCAAGCGCGACTATCCACTCTCGCACATGCTGGGCGGATATTACGCTCAGAGCGAAAAGTCGTCGTATCAGCCGTTCGATCTCATCCTCAAGAAGGCTGAAGATTTCCCTGAAACCGGACTCTACCGTTTCATCATCAGCGGCAAGCAACTCCCGCAGTTGCTCAAGATCCTCGATCGTCCGGATGTGAAGCGCGCTATGCCGGCAGACATCGACATCATCGTTGCTGCAAAACCGGAAGGCACTCCAACAAAGGATGGCACTCCGGAGATCTTTGATGTGTACGGAGTGGCACGCGAAGCTGATCTCACGGGAGATGTGGTAACGGAAGCGTTCCCAAGCTTCGACCAAGCCAGCAACCGTCCGGTGGTTCTGATGGAAATGAATGCAGACGGTGCCGAGCGCTGGGCGCAGATCACCGGAGCGAATATCAACAAGCGTATTGCGATCGTACTCGACGGTCGGGTCTATTCTGCACCTGTTGTGCAGAACAAGATCCCGAACGGATCGTCACAGATCACCGGTTCCGGTAGTCCAGAAGAAGCCAACCTTCTTGCGGTAGTTCTCAAGGCCGGCGCTCTCAAGGCTCCGGTGAAGATCATCGAAGAACGTGTTGTTGGACCATCCCTTGGAGAAGACTCCATTCGTCGTGGTATCAGCAGCTCGTTGATGTCGTTCGCACTGATCATCCTCTTCATGCTTCTCTATTACGCATGGGGCGGTGGTATTGCAGACATCGCACTGCTCATGAACGTATTGCTCGTTGTAGCCGGTCTTGCCGGTTTTGGCGGAACACTCACGTTGCCTGGTATCGCCGGTTTGATCCTCTCTACGGCTATGGCCGTGGATGCCAACATCCTCATCTTTGAACGGATGCGCGAAGAGTTGTATGCCGGAAAGACACTCAAGGCTGCTGTCGATCAAGGATTTGAGAAGGCATGGAGTGCCATTATCGACTCCAACATCACGCACATGCTCGCAACGATCCCACTGCTTATCTGGGGCTCAGGACCTGTTAAGGGCTTTGCCGTAACGCTCCTTGCCGGTGCGATCATTACCCTCTTCACGGCCGTAGTCATCACACGAGCGATGTTCGGCATCATCGTGGACAGCGGTGCAACCACCTTCAACATCGGACAGAAGAGGACGGCCTAA
- a CDS encoding adenylosuccinate synthase — protein sequence MSVRIIVGAQWGDEGKGKIVDMLSEQADIVARYQGGANAGHTIVFDGKKYILHLIPSGILHPNTQCVIGNGVVIDPVALMEEIHMLEGMGISIAGRLHISHKAHLIMPYHKMMDAAREKQAGSIGTTGRGIGPAYNDKALRIGVRIVDLLDRETLGEKIRTNLAEKNQILRALYDVAPLDVEAMIDEYVAFDTQIDPYITDTTTLLNNALKDGKRVLAEGAQGALLDLDHGTYPFVTSSNPTSGGACTGLGIPPTSITSVTGVVKAYSTRVGNGPFPTELEDATGELLRSEGHEFGATTGRSRRCGWLDIPALRYSIMINGISEIALTKLDVLGVFNELKICTGYSLDGKTLKSFPADAQTLSRVQCDYITLPGWNCPLDGIMSFDALPKAAQDYVRMIEQLLETKITWVSTSPAREDTFAL from the coding sequence ATGAGCGTACGCATCATCGTTGGCGCCCAATGGGGCGATGAAGGGAAAGGCAAGATCGTTGACATGCTCTCTGAGCAGGCCGACATCGTGGCGCGCTATCAAGGCGGTGCCAATGCCGGACACACCATCGTCTTCGACGGCAAGAAGTATATCCTGCACCTGATCCCTTCCGGGATCCTCCACCCAAACACTCAATGCGTCATCGGTAACGGGGTCGTGATCGACCCCGTTGCTCTGATGGAAGAGATCCATATGCTCGAAGGCATGGGGATCAGCATTGCCGGACGCCTACACATCTCGCACAAGGCCCACCTCATCATGCCGTACCATAAGATGATGGATGCGGCTCGTGAGAAACAAGCTGGCTCGATCGGTACCACCGGTCGGGGTATCGGTCCAGCATACAATGACAAGGCCCTGCGTATCGGTGTTCGGATCGTAGATCTGCTCGACCGCGAAACACTGGGCGAAAAGATCCGCACGAACCTCGCCGAAAAGAATCAGATCCTGCGCGCACTCTATGACGTAGCCCCGCTCGACGTGGAGGCCATGATCGATGAATACGTTGCCTTTGATACGCAGATCGATCCGTACATCACGGACACCACCACGCTGCTGAACAATGCCCTCAAAGATGGCAAGCGAGTTCTCGCAGAAGGTGCTCAAGGGGCTCTCCTCGACCTCGATCATGGCACCTACCCGTTCGTAACCAGCTCCAACCCAACATCGGGCGGAGCCTGCACCGGACTTGGTATACCGCCAACCAGCATCACATCTGTTACTGGTGTTGTGAAGGCCTATAGTACTCGTGTTGGAAACGGTCCGTTCCCAACGGAACTCGAGGACGCCACCGGCGAACTCCTCCGTTCAGAAGGTCATGAGTTTGGGGCTACAACCGGACGCAGCAGGCGCTGTGGCTGGCTGGATATCCCAGCTCTTCGGTATTCCATCATGATCAATGGGATATCCGAGATCGCCCTTACCAAGCTTGATGTCCTTGGTGTATTCAACGAACTCAAGATCTGCACCGGATATTCCCTGGACGGAAAGACCCTGAAGTCCTTCCCTGCAGATGCTCAGACACTGAGTCGCGTCCAATGCGACTACATCACCCTCCCCGGCTGGAATTGCCCCCTCGATGGCATCATGTCCTTCGACGCACTCCCCAAGGCCGCCCAAGACTATGTTCGCATGATCGAACAGCTCTTGGAAACGAAGATCACGTGGGTGTCTACCAGCCCGGCTCGAGAAGATACCTTTGCCTTGTAG